Genomic window (Vigna radiata var. radiata cultivar VC1973A chromosome 1, Vradiata_ver6, whole genome shotgun sequence):
AAGACAACCAACTCAAAGAAGGGAGTGAAGACAGAACTTTAGTGCTGATATTTATTCCCTGATCATTGCAACAAAATTACAACATCACCACGTTTGGTACTGATATGGACATGAATTTGGAAGGAAATCAAATGAGAAATTCACAATCACCTCTTGGAATCATTGGTTTTGCAGTCCAGGAATTGCTGTCTAATGTATTTTGGTGAGTCAATGGTTGTCTAATGTATACTTGCTAACCTTTTTCAGAAGAAAGATTACTCTTTTTTGAGTTTCATGCATGGatatttttaaacaagtttTGGAAATTCAGTGCGTGCTCAATGGTAAtgtttaacaaaaatatcaaataaattcttTGAAATTGAAGTTACCAGAAGTTAAGACGTTTATTTTAATCGAAAGTCTAGTATGGTTTGTTGAATTATATGTATTGATAAACATCGTAGGAGAGATGAGTCAATAGAACAAATTTattccttatatttttattttaatttaaatgattttttagttACTTTCATGCGCTTCTTGGGTACTCTTGTTCAAAAATAATCTTTATGTCAATCCTTTGTATTTGTATATCAAAATAGAAAGTTCAAAACTTACacttaaaattagtataattaagaaaacaatCCTTGACTTTTTTTCTCGTAATTGTTATACATGGACAGCAATTTGCTTAGGAAGGGCCAATACACGATTTAGTGGAATGAATcttctaacaaaaatatgacAATAAATCATGAATTCGGCTCTTCGAACAATACTCTTAAATAGAcattagaataataaaattatctgtAGTCATTTCTATCAGTTCTTGAAAATTTTGACACTCGAGGAATAATCAGCAAAATATCAACGTTCGAAAGACTACTAACTTTTTACAAGAGCAATattcaaagataaaattaataacttattcAAAATCTGATGTATTATCAAAATAGCATGAACATGGTAACAGGAAAGAACACATTTCTAAACCTTTGAACAAACACGACACGCATAGTTATTGTAATTTGCAAGTAATGACATATGTTTGCTATCACTTGGCAATCTCCAGGCAAGAGGGGGAACATATAATAGAATGGTAAACAATAAATAGATTTCAAATTATATCATTTCATCGAaacataatgtttaaatattagaaagaaTTCAAATAAAAGGCAAACATGTtacactcagtaaaaggttgcCTCTAGTTTAAGATAGAAGCAGCAATTGTCAAAATCTTACAAACGGCATGAGCCAACCAATAAACCAAATCACGTTCAACGCATCTTGTAGTACTGAACCCTTGAAACATTGCATCGCTTTCCATTCAATGAATACTTAACCATTATATCAACATCGCGGGGATTCTTTTTATTTGGTGCAACAGTCATGCTCCCTACAATTGCCTCCCCCTCACAAATGGTCAAGATGTCTTCCAGATATAGGACTGTTTGTTTCCAATGTGTAGTTCGTGATTTCGGTCCTGCATAAATGCTCAAAAGGGTGAGTGATCCCAACTCTGTCGTACTAGTTTAACAACCTTGACACAACCACACACAACAAAGACATCGTGTTATCACAAACTAGAAGCCTGACTTAGAAAAATAGTTAGTTAAAATTATCAGGTGATTGAGTTTTGGTTATCAATTCGGAGTAATACTTTAAATAccattttgtaaattttttctGATATGTTAGACAAACAATAAAATTGTTAGAGAACATTTCACACAGATTTTGGCAACCATTTTGTGAAGACAAGTAAATTCTATTCAGTTTAATTCACAGAACAAAAGTTGAAGTTTGATGAAACTTGTAAATGCAAATTCTAAAACAACATTGAACCAactttcttttcatcctttctacTTTTATTAACCGCTCTCTCTTTTTCAAGAAGCTAACATATCTAATTTTATAGTGAAGTAGCATTCAGTgtataaaatctatttttgcCAATTAAAAAAGTACACCACATCAAGAGACTAGAatctataaaacataaaatggaCGATTGGAGATCCTACATCGACTAAGACAGCTTTTGATATCGTCTTAGTAAATGAGTTTATGTCTTAACTCATCCACATTTGTAAGCACTCATTGATTTGCCTTGTGCAAAGAAATGTAAGAGGAGAAAAATCATGATATATAACAGTTACTTCATCCTTCTCCTATTCAAGAAGATCTCTAGTAACAACTACAAAGTTTTTTTCACCCATCGTATTAGAGCAATGATTGTTATAGCATGGTATCTAGAAGAGTTAGAAACCTTACCAGTTTTCAAGTTGAAGATGGAAAAAGCAGTTAAAACATTATTAGGTTCCAATAGAGGTTTTTGCAAAAACTAATAAAGCACTTACAAGATGAGAAGAGAGGAAATGATACTGGGAGCCTAGCTGACTACATCTTAGACATCACTGCTTGGACTAACGAGTGTTTACAAGTGGATATATGAGTTAAGCATAAACTCACTAACTAAGATGGCATCAAAGTTATTAAGTGTCTATCCCAGTCATGTTCTTGCTGACTATTATCCTATTGTTATTCAGTTCCTGTtagaccacccattaatatttAATTCCATACTCAAGATGTGCATTCCTCATTGTAAGGAGATGTGCTGGAGATCCAACATCAATCAGGAATAAGATTGAATTGTAATATACAAGAGAGGTGCAGTTCTCACTTTACAAGTCAGTTTTACAGGGTTAAGTTAATTATGAACCCACTTAGCATGACAAACAAAACCAAAGACTCAAATTAAGAGAATTGTGGAAGTAGAAAGGAATTAACCTGTAGAGAAGCCCATCAATTTATGACACTTTGTGAACGACACATCAAAGTATGCAACAAGGGCATGAATATAGTCATCACGTTCAGCTACAAGCTTAAAAGGTGCTGTGAATGAAGCATCTCCAGGAGCCATCTTTGAGATATCCATTGTCTAAACAAAGATGAACCAATCAGTTGATATTTTCCGGACAAAAGAAAATCCCTACAAGAAACATCAGACAAAAATGTAATTACCAACCCACCTTGAGTAGTTGGCAATTTGTAGCAATCTGATTCTGGTCAACTGTGTCAACAAGCGGCTCCATTATGGCTTGCTTCTTGATGCAGCTCATGTTAAATCCATATACATTGTTCCAAACTGatgtagaaaatgaaaatgaaatatatgtaaataCAACCAATAAATTAATGCTTTTTCTTTCGTCCTGTAAGGTTAGAAATTTTAAGCAGTTGActtcaatttttgtaataacaTGCAAAAAAGAATGAAGGATAAAAATTATCAACTAACActcaattttatcttctttgtaGTCTGCATCTTCAATGGCAGTGAGATGAAGGGATGCTCTATCAGGTAACACAACTCCATCATCCGCCTGGACaaaaaaatagaagagagaaaCTCTCAAGCCAGCGACCACACAGTTCACGCTATTATCAAACAAGAGCAAGGAAAACACAACTTACAAGCCATTTGTCACGTGCATAGAGCACAGAATTTAACATGTTTTCAAACAACAGGAAATATCCCATCCATTctgaaattattatatcaaCTTTAGGAACTGGAAGCTCAATTTCTTCAATCTTCCCCTTCAGAACAGTCACAACTGTATCAACAAAGCAGCATTATGTTAATTAAAGTGAATAGTTTCACAACTAATCAACATATGTTGAAAATGTATCATATACAACATATAAATCGCATCACCATTAGAGAAACCATTAGTTTCAACAATCTCCTTTGCCATGTCAGCCATATGGGAGCACTCAACCTGAGTTtcacagattaaaaaaatcaataaaatacaatctgGAATgcataaagtttataaaaactcaattattttCAAGATTAAGAGCACTATAAAGACCATAAGAAAGTTAGACACGTTACCGCATAGACATGTTCTGCCCCCGCTTTGGCACAAAATAGTGATAAAATCCCAGTTCCAGCTCCAACATCAAGAACTACTTTATTCTTGAATAGAAACTTATTCTGGTAAATAACATTTTGATATGTCTTAGTTCTCACAGTGTCCTTCAACATTTCCTGCAGAGTAAAAACATGTTAACGCATACCTTTGTATGAAGTATAAAAATGATTGAAtatttgaagttttcttttttgctaTTCGTAACAGAGCTAGTTAGCGAAACATAAAATCaactaagaaataaaaataaaaaaaaaaaacttcatcgATACACCATGCTGAATCCCAGTTGAGCATACTTACTTCATGAATTCCTGCAAccacaaacacagacaaaaaaagaaaaagaaaaagaatgagttatttaatttgagaatgaaacagacaaaacaaaacaaaacggCTATAGTAAAAGCTAGAGTTACTAGTGTGTTTAACGAAAgaatcacagaaaaaaaaaaaaaaaaaaaggtacaaACTTTTTAGAATTTGGAATTGGGAATATACCAAAATGGGAGTAGGAATCAAAATAGTAGTCGGCACTGGTTTTATCATCGGATTCATCGATGTCACACATGGATTGGTCGAGGTTGGAACTCTCTTCGACAGCCTCCTCGGCATCCTCAAAGCGAAGGTGGTTACTCATGGTGGTGTCTTCCTTGCTAGAGGAACACTGATTATTGTTGCTCTTTCGCCGGCCCATCAACTTTTCTATCTTTACTCTGATTCAAaattagggtttaaggtttagcaATCACACACTGCTTTCTTgtctgttttcctttttctctttgttttatttttatagtataaagcaatatatttcatcattttaaaaaaaaaatcaaataattgtGAGAATATTGTTTTCAATGTTATTGGGTCATGAAAATTTAcaaatctaattatataatgCTGATAATAAAACAAAGTGTGGAATTACcaaactataataaataaataaataaataaatatacttgtTATGAAAGAGTCTTGAATGCAAACTCTATAatcttttaagatatttttgaattattatataaattttatgatatttatgaATAACGGTGAGTAGTCATGCGTgttcatattctttttttattgaaaattgaaattaacaaacttattattataaaattaaatataaataatttttataattttattctaaatagttttattttactttgtagGTAATtctataaagttttaaaaaggttaaattgaaaaaaataaatagttaaatttaaagagCCTGTTATTTAAGgagtaaaagtaataaaataattattttaattttaaaaaaaaaattattcaaatgttaaaacagaaaataaatatggaGACAAGAGAATACCTTTGTTTATAGATATagatacaatttaattaaatgagtaatttaatataaaaatctaaatggtgcaaattaatatttatgtgtgagtaatttaaaataacttatttgacAAAATGGTATCTTTTAAATTGTTACTTGAGTATAgatatattcaatatttattaaatttaataaaagatggattaatttgttattttattttaaaattgtttatagtAGTGCTTAAAACCAAGAGTGATAAAACAAGTTAATTGATTCATTTTATCCAATTTCTTTATGACGTATTGAAAAAGGGTTAGACTATACTAACTCGTtataatatgagaaaaaaaatgtaacttgtCTAGTCTTTGAATAAACTAACAAGCTAActcgtcttttttttttttaattcttcatctttcatttttatgttgTGTTGCTTAATTATAGTTATCATCACACCAATGAAAGTCgtataaagaaagaaaacttcatatgagagggatctggagattgtataggtatgggactatacagttgaaagatagcttaaaggaattgatttggctacccatatcaccaaaatgtatttacttttcggaaacctaactcataagaactccatggttaagtcTCATTGTGATTTGTGGAgacagtcaacagtccctgtaaattgccggggcgttacacttatatatttttttttcatgaaaatattgCACTTTTAAGAAAGTTAACTATACAAGCCTTGTTATTTCTCATCTAACTCAGTTTTAACGATaattatttagataattattgttaaaaagttcacaaaaattacaaaaacatcattgtattttttttttcacgatgTTGGTTTTTTCATTGTCATTATTTATATCGTGAAGTCCCTTTTTACactaataaacaattaaaaaacaaaaaataaatttagaaaatttaggtgttaaaatcacaattttcaaattaacaaaaactaCCAAAGATAACAAGCCGTTTGCAAAACAACCGTAGTCATTATCACCGGGCCACAATTATGTATTGCAGGTTTAGGCCCATTCCAAAGTTACAAATCACACACACAGGGTCTGGGTCTGTGTCACGGAAggtcatataaaataaattaattttattaaaaaaaatcagttgaaattttgtatactcaataaaataaaaagtttcacTTTGATTTCTCTGCCTCATCGATTTAAAGTAATTTGATCaaccaaaacaaatatatttaattatatataattttataagttttttttttttttttaatattactcaATCAGACCTTATACCAATTTTTTTTCCCATCGGATATACActtattatgataaatattgaAAACCACATACACAGttacaatacaaaaaaaaaaacatcaacaaaGTTTAGAtactatataaattaatttgaagttatataccacttttattaaagaaataatatatgaaCCATATTTGTACGTAGTGTTTACTAATTTGATCGTATACTTCACgaatttaaaattgaagataaaaatgtttaatatgtaaaaaataacaatatttgttgtttatttcaatattttaccaaatataaaaatacagtAATTATTATCTAATATTAGAAAACATTTAAATGGAAAtggttttttctatttttaacttgTTAAAATACATTATCATATTAACTAAGATACAGAAAACCAATATAGTTTttgattgataaaataatagagcgaacttaaatattaacttttattacaAACTAATGAAAGTTTTTgcaacattttcaaattaaaatattttttatcagaaGGAACAAAACTAAACTAAAGTTCAGGTCTCTTACTTTTACTTTCAACATacactttcaaaatttattattttactataatattttatttatatttatttttattatgttaatatatataatattttatcattaaaatctAATGTCAAATGATGTAGAAATAAAGGTCGTGTGAAACCATTTTTTccttaataaaattgtttcaaaaatatcttGCTGGTTTGGCTACTATAGTATTATAACCTTCccttatgtatatatatgtatatataatgatGGTATATATCATTCATTATAGAATGTATATAATTgagtggtttgatattgatatccTGAATCAGTATACTGCAAGTGGATTTGAAGCTTGAATATTAAGAAGCATGATCTGTGCAGACCATGCTAGCATAACATGATGGTAATAAAAGTAAGTAAATGTTTCGATGAGTTCCAATGTAGAAGAACTACATATGACTGAGCAACACTTATTGCTAAATTTCTGATGAGATTTTGCCCGGTTGGCATGGAGCTGTACTTACGTTATTTTAAAAGGTGAACATGAAAACAAACCAATAGGAAGAAAATAACAAGTTTTTTCCAAACTATACTCAGAAAAAAGTATGCAGATTTTATGATATGTGTTTTCAGATATTGTCCATCACAGCCTTTGTGGAGTTTTCAGGTTCACACATGCAACATGGGGAATATGCAATAAACGTTTTTTAATCTATCTTTCATGTGTGTTGGTCACAGATCCCCTTATCAGTACAGTAGGGATAAAGTTACACCATATTTCTGCAATTATTTCccattcatatattaatatacatCATTATTGCCACCTAGAAATTTCCACACAAAAAGGCAATTCTTGGAGGCTATAGCACCATAGCAAATTAATAAACAGACACATACTTATGAAGATCCGAATACAAAGGCAAGTGGAGCTACATATGGAAACAAGTCATCAAGTTCATACAATTTTCTGTCAAACACATTAAGTGAGTTagatttaatcttattatttatattcttgtTTGATGagtgtttgatattttttctaagTCTCTTTGTGTTGTATCTAtagttaaatttcttttaaattcttGATGTTCGAGATCCAAATCGTAAAAGCCGACGCTTAAGTCAGTATTCTACTTGAGTAGTTATCATAGTAAtgtcttaaatttataataaatataatcatttacaTTCTTACttcaaacttgtatttatagattcTGAGATGGATTTTCGATTAGCACAAACGCAATTGCACCCTAATATCTGATAGGCATGCTTAGCATATAAGTTTAATTAGTGCAGTAATTAAGGtgattgttggaagtcccacatcgactaaagataagaccaatttataatatataaatgggatgcagatctcaccttacaagccggttttgtggggttgagttaggcctaaaactcactttctaacatggtatcagagctatggttagaacctatcctaacgatatttgttggacatattgttccacccactGTTGAGCTCGAGTTTGGAAGACGTATTATGAAGGGTGAAAGAAGTATAGGATGTGGAGAGTGTTGTGCCACGTTTTTGGGGTTTTGAGTGACGGGGAGCATTAAGACAATAACAAGGAAGATTGTCAGTTTGTGTGAGTCTAAACATGGATCCTATATAAAGCTAGAGAAAATTATTGCATGCATAGTCAGAGACAATTGGCTGGCATGTTTGAGCAGATTGGAAAAACCTACTTGGACTTTGTGAAGAGCATTTCTGATTTTGTATTTGTTAACAAAAACGTGTGTACGAACACGGTAGGAACGTAAATTAAGCATATTATACAAAATGCGACTGCAACacttccaatatatatatatttctggAATATTGCAAgcaaataaaaggaaagaaatgaaaaggtaGGAGGATGAGGGAGAAAACAGAATCTTCCAATATTAACATGCCTACTCTAATCCGACCTACTTAATATTCTATGCATCTTTCTCTTCTCATAATCCTACgtaaccaaaacaaaacaaattccCACGTGGCATCTCCCCATTCGTCATATATCTTCTGAGAAGATTCATGCCCCTCTGATTGGGATACAACACTATCACAAATTCCATTTATCTTGCTTATTTTCAATCCAAACCTATCTCTTTTAGTTTAACATTGTCTATGTATTTCAATGGttttatattattgtgatcATTCATGATTAACCATTAACCCTGATTTAAAGGTAATTAGTGTTGTTATTTATGGAAGAAAGAGATTGTTTTGGATGATTTCCAGGCAATGATGTTGGAATTTAAGAAAGTAGAATAGAGTGTGTAGGTAGAAAGAAGTCCACAACTACGTCtccattaatataaaataattaaaatccaTAGCTCTGTTTGATACTTGTCTCAACTCTAGAGGTCCAAGTCGCCGCACAGTCGTCATATCTCACGTTCTCTATTATGTTTTAAGATTCACCATATTAACTGCAGATCTATAACTCATCTTCTCCACCACATTCACATGCATTCATCACAtcataatcaaaattttatatcaataagATACAATAGattcatcaaacaaaaattcgcattatagaataaattttaacaacTATAATAAGATGTTAGAaagtatatttaagtttaactcaatcttACGAAACcgatttataagataatatttacATCTACTTATATACTATACATGTTGGAAGTCACACATCAATTAGAGATAAGACCATTTTATAATgtataagtaaaatataaatctcactTTATAAGTCGGTTCTGTGAGATTGagtgagattgagttagacgTCTACTccttaacatgatatcagaatTATACTTAGAACCTATCCTAACATGATCTATGTGACACGTTGTTCCACTAACTTCCAACACactttataaactaaatttataaaattgagttagtagaaaaaaaattacatcttttcttaggaaaaagttcttttaataacacttttttaacaactttttgacaatgcatacgtgacaacttgtgattgatccgttttaaacattttttaaaacataaattcaaatagaccaataaagtgGTGACACGTGTATcgttgttaaaaaagttgtcaaaaagtgttgtcaaaatatcatcatccattTTCTTATACTATATGGTTAGTTACTTGAATTCAAATCCACGACGCCACAATCCCGACAACTATATCCTAAATTCCAAACACCGAAACGCTATTACGCATGCATATATACCTCATAAAATTACTAATATTATCTAATACAACCATATCTAAGTCAGAGATATCTGTATATATATAGGTGGTTGGTCTTCCTGTACCTAGTTCCTAATCAAGGTATTATTAGCTCCAATAATAACTCTTAGATTCAACCTAATTACTATTATGTGCATtctgttttaattcttttatttagcATTATTggatttacaattattttagtGGAACTATGCATAAATAAGTCGGCACGTTTTTCAAAACTTGCTCCTTATTTTAGTTAGTACTAATCTTCTACAATTAAGACAATTTCCAAGATCTATACAAGATTTCAGAGTTTAATTTCAATCATgtatacatattttttctattttatccaATAATTAGAATTGACTTTAAATATACTGTTTAATAAACTTATTAGCGAAGACAGCAGTctgattataaataataatctttcaagatttaattaaaatttaaacgcaattttttttttttaaaccaatactTAACTCATGAGAATtcttaaatagtaaaatatacaCATGTTTTCTTACATGGgcattttattatgtttttcctATATTCACACACCTAAGATGAATTTTacattgataatatataaaaattaaacaataatactTATGCCTTTGTATGTAATACATAgtcaattaataaaaagttatttgattttcttttttaataaaagtattaaattgtTTGGATTTTATATATGCACATGCTATTTTTAGGTTCCATCACGCATGATATATAGATATttccataaaaatatatataagcaaTATATTTAGAGAGACAGACACACACGTACACCTCAGACACCAAGTGTTTAAATCCTTAACCTTTTTGTCTGATTTATTgtgttttcctctttttttttgttcattcgAATTAAGTTTTTCATGAGATACCATTTCTAGTGATAGATGCATGTAAATTCTATTAAGAAATAACAGCTAAATGACTAACTATAGAGGTAGTGCACtgctatatgtatatatatatatatcagttatgattataaataaagatagtAATGTTTTCAAAGTATCTACTCTCACTTTCATCATTCTCCAGCCAGATGACATCTAATAAAACGAGTTTCAAGGAAATTATTGCAAATGGAGAATGCAACTTAAGAACTGCATAATTAACTCTAAGCAGgttgttgatgacattattaaGTCACTTCTAATATGCTCTTGAATGTGAAGCCTTTCAATGGATATATTATTACGTTAAACTTACATAAGTCATTAAATTCTGTTGTTTGTTATTGATGCAGTGTGGGGTCTGAAGATCACACAAGAGCTTCTTCTTTGTCTTGCAAATCAGAATCTTAATCGACCTTTTAGGCTACTCGGTATCTTTGTCAGGTCATCAAAAGCATAACTACTCCCAGAACTCCCCAAATTCTATTTACTTAAAATCCCTTTTCAGATCTTAATGCATGATTTGGTTTCTGGAAAGGAATTTTTGGAGTTTGTTTTGGCAAGAAGAGATTTGATCAGTCATAGGTTGAGAACAGTAGAAATTTGGCTCAACCactttacaaataaattaatatgatGAAACCATATTGAATAACCCaaccaaaacaacaaatattataatctaTCTGCTCCATTAAACCAAGCCAAGGGAAACTACAACCACCATATTTTCTGTGTGGATCCGTAACAGTTGTCACAACTCGCAACAGATAAACTATTTCTGTAAAAGACTAAAAGGTAATAAAGCTCGATTTGCTTACTATTCAGAATcaataatttatacttttcttgccaacttgaattattttttttctgtctcAATGTTTCAAAGCCTATATATAGAGGTTTCCACAAACGCTTCCTTATTCAACGCTCACTTCTAGCTAGTTGTCTCAGCTttccatctctctctctctctctctcttactCTCAGTAGCTTTCTGCTTTCTGTCAATTCTTTTGCAAGGAAGCTAT
Coding sequences:
- the LOC106767950 gene encoding probable protein arginine N-methyltransferase 1, with the translated sequence MGRRKSNNNQCSSSKEDTTMSNHLRFEDAEEAVEESSNLDQSMCDIDESDDKTSADYYFDSYSHFGIHEEMLKDTVRTKTYQNVIYQNKFLFKNKVVLDVGAGTGILSLFCAKAGAEHVYAVECSHMADMAKEIVETNGFSNVVTVLKGKIEEIELPVPKVDIIISEWMGYFLLFENMLNSVLYARDKWLADDGVVLPDRASLHLTAIEDADYKEDKIEFWNNVYGFNMSCIKKQAIMEPLVDTVDQNQIATNCQLLKTMDISKMAPGDASFTAPFKLVAERDDYIHALVAYFDVSFTKCHKLMGFSTGPKSRTTHWKQTVLYLEDILTICEGEAIVGSMTVAPNKKNPRDVDIMVKYSLNGKRCNVSRVQYYKMR